In Danaus plexippus chromosome 17, MEX_DaPlex, whole genome shotgun sequence, one DNA window encodes the following:
- the LOC116771238 gene encoding solute carrier family 41 member 1-like yields MNRTKNNNAKMERSTESQTTTDMSVDAYRLITNDDKPPDIKYGRENSWVAGVQMFVSFLLAGFGMVAASLLLDVVQHWQVFEQVSEVYILVPALLGLKGNLEMTLASRLSTHSHLGHLETSLKALIVGNLCLIQCQAILVGFLAAMAAVVMGWIPKGDFDIHHAMLLCASSVLTASFASFGLGLIMIGVIVVSRKININPDNIATPIAASLGDLTTLALLSWIASLLYRTIGTSVVLPSMIIISGLILVPLCGYIAFNNQFTRQALDEGWVPVVSAMVISSAGGLILDYTVSNYKGIAVFQLVINGIGGNMVAVHASRLSTLLHTGQPAGAVLGNTTRLLLVMVVPGQLIFIYTIGYLKAGHTSLTPIFILIYMTAAMLQVFLLLCISHYLVVGMWRLGLDPDNSAIPYLTALGDLLGTALLGIAFHILYAIGDKDSDLGD; encoded by the coding sequence ATGAACAGGACAAAGAATAATAATGCTAAAATGGAAAGAAGTACAGAGTCCCAAACTACAACTGACATGAGTGTGGACGCGTATAGACTAATTACAAACGACGATAAACCGCCCGATATTAAATATGGAAGAGAAAATTCCTGGGTTGCCGGTGTTCAAATGTTTGTGTCATTTTTGCTTGCTGGATTTGGAATGGTAGCCGCTAGTTTATTACTCGATGTGGTGCAACATTGGCAGGTTTTTGAACAAGTATCAGAAGTATATATCTTAGTTCCTGCACTGTTAGGCCTGAAGGGTAATTTGGAAATGACATTAGCATCTCGGCTCTCAACACATTCACATTTGGGACATCTTGAAACAAGTTTAAAAGCTTTAATTGTTGGTAATTTATGCTTAATTCAATGCCAGGCTATTCTGGTTGGGTTTTTAGCTGCAATGGCAGCCGTAGTGATGGGATGGATCCCAAAAGGAGACTTTGATATACATCATGCTATGTTGTTATGTGCATCAAGTGTGTTAACTGCTTCTTTTGCAAGTTTTGGTCTGGGTTTGATTATGATTGGAGTTATTGTTGTTTCTAGaaagattaatataaatcctGATAATATTGCAACACCAATAGCAGCTAGTCTTGGAGACTTGACAACCTTGGCATTATTATCTTGGATAgcatctttattatataggaCAATTGGCACAAGTGTTGTGTTACCatctatgattattatttcaggCTTAATTTTAGTACCATTATGTGGGTATATAGCTTTTAACAATCAATTTACAAGACAAGCATTAGATGAAGGCTGGGTTCCTGTTGTATCTGCCATGGTTATAAGTAGTGCTGGAGGTTTAATTTTGGATTATACTGTGTCAAATTATAAAGGCATAGCAGTATTTCAATTAGTGATAAATGGTATTGGAGGAAATATGGTTGCTGTTCATGCATCAAGGTTGTCAACATTACTACATACTGGCCAACCGGCTGGTGCAGTACTTGGCAACACGACAAGACTATTGCTTGTTATGGTTGTGCCTGGTCAacttatattcatatacacAATAGGTTATCTCAAAGCAGGTCATACATCACTAACTCCTATTTTCATCTTGATTTACATGACGGCAGCTATGTTGCaagttttcttattattatgtataagcCATTATTTGGTTGTTGGTATGTGGAGGTTGGGTTTAGATCCTGATAACTCTGCTATTCCATATTTAACTGCCCTCGGAGACTTACTCGGAACAGCGCTACTCGGTATTGCTTTCCACATTTTATATGCCATAGGAGACAAAGATAGTGACTTAGGTgattaa
- the LOC116771239 gene encoding large ribosomal subunit protein eL43 yields the protein MAKRTKKVGITGKYGTRYGASLRKMVKKMEVTQHAKYTCSFCGKDAMKRSCVGIWSCKRCKRTVAGGAWVFSTTAASSCRSAVRRLREVK from the exons ATG GCTAAGCGTACGAAAAAGGTTGGAATCACTGGTAAATATGGCACACGTTACGGTGCTTCACTTCGTAAAATGGTCAAAAAGATGGAAGTGACACAACACGCTAAGTACACTTGCTCTTTTTGTGGAAAG gATGCCATGAAACGTAGCTGCGTTGGTATCTGGTCATGCAAGCGTTGCAAGAGGACCGTTGCTGGTGGAGCCTGGGTTTTCTCCACCACAGCTGCCTCATCCTGCCGTTCAGCAGTCAGAAGGTTGCGTGAAGTTAAATGA
- the LOC116771162 gene encoding dihydrolipoyllysine-residue acetyltransferase component of pyruvate dehydrogenase complex, mitochondrial isoform X1 yields MLRTILVRNQILNDTVKKAIRCNITRCLSTELARRKQPNKPLGVTQHKIKPEHKWGIQIRSYSSLPSHSKVNLPALSPTMENGSIVSWEKKEGDKLSEGDLLCEIETDKATMGFETPEEGYLAKILLPAGTKGVPVGKLLCIIVENQADVAAFKDYKDDSTGVPSKQPPKRAGDAKPAAAPAPAPAAPAAPSPAPAAAPAVAPAVAPAAAEHGRLYASPMARRLAELKNMRLGGQGSGLYGSLKSGDLAAAGQPAAAAAPPAPGAAYTDIPLTSMREAIAKRLSLSKQTIPHYQLTVIANVEKLLEMRKRINEKLQADKSDVKISVNDFILKAVASACKRVPTVNSHWMETFIRQFNNVDVSTAVATPSGLITPIIFNADSIGIIEISKEMKKLAAKAREGKLQPQEFVGGTVTVSNLGMFGIANFTSIINPPQSLILSVGGLQDMMIPDKNEPQGFRFAKVMTFTASADHRVIDGAVGAQWMKELRENIEDPANIIL; encoded by the exons ATGCTACGAACGATTTTAGTgcgaaatcaaatattaaacgatACAGTTAAAAAAGCAATCCGGTGTAATATAACGAGATGTTTAAGCACAGAATTGGCAAGACGAAAGCAGCCAAATAA GCCATTAGGTGTAACACAACATAAGATAAAGCCAGAACACAAATGGGGAATTCAAATCAGGAGCTATTCAAGTCTTCCATCACATTCAAAGGTAAACCTACCAGCATTATCACCGACTATGGAAAATGGGTCTATAGTGAGCTGGGAAAAGAAGGAGGGTGATAAACTAAGTGAAG GTGATCTTTTATGTGAAATCGAGACTGATAAAGCCACAATGGGCTTTGAAACTCCAGAGGAGGGTTACTTAGCGAAAATCCTCCTACCCGCCGGTACAAAAGGTGTCCCCGTAGGGAAGTTGCTATGTATTATAGTTGAAAATCAAGCGGATGTTGCAGCATTTAAAGATTACAAGGATGATT CCACAGGAGTGCCATCAAAACAACCACCGAAACGAg CGGGTGATGCTAAACCGGCTGCGGCACCAGCACCAGCACCAGCAGCGCCAGCGGCTCCATCTCCAGCTCCAGCTGCAGCCCCAGCTGTAGCACCAGCTGTGGCCCCAGCTGCTGCTGAACATGGCAGGTTGTATGCTAGTCCAATGGCCAGGCGATTAGCTGAGCTTAAGAATATGAGGTTGGGTg GTCAAGGTTCAGGGCTGTATGGGTCATTAAAGAGTGGTGATCTCGCAGCTGCGGGCCAGCCTGCAGCGGCAGCTGCACCACCAGCTCCAGGTGCTGCTTACACAGATATACCATTGACCAGCATGAGAGAAGCCATCGCCAAGAGGTTGTCACTATCCAAACAAACAATACCACATTACCAATTGACTGTCATAGCTAATGTTGAGAAGTTGCTGGAAATGAGGAAGAGGATTAATGAAAAGTTACAGGCTGATAAGTCTGATGTTaag atttcagTCAACGATTTTATCCTTAAGGCTGTAGCTTCAGCCTGTAAAAGAGTACCAACAGTCAATTCACATTGGATGGAAACGTTTATTAGACA GTTCAACAATGTGGATGTCTCAACAGCTGTAGCGACACCCTCTGGTCTGATCACACCCATTATATTCAATGCTGATTCCATCGGGATCATCGAGATATCGAAGGAGATGAAGAAGTTAGCAGCCAAAGCGAGGGAAGGAAAACTTCAGCCTCAGGAATTTGTCGGAGGCACAGTCACAGTCTCCAATCTAGGAATGtttg GTATCGCAAACTTCACATCTATAATCAACCCGCCTCAATCTCTGATACTGTCTGTCGGTGGACTGCAGGATATGATGATTCCAGATAAAAATGAACCACAAGG GTTCCGCTTCGCAAAGGTCATGACATTCACCGCGTCAGCTGATCACCGCGTCATAGACGGGGCGGTCGGCGCTCAATGGATGAAGGAATTGAGAGAAAACATCGAAGATCCAGCCAACATCATACTGTAA
- the LOC116771162 gene encoding dihydrolipoyllysine-residue acetyltransferase component of pyruvate dehydrogenase complex, mitochondrial isoform X3 — MLRTILVRNQILNDTVKKAIRCNITRCLSTELARRKQPNKPLGVTQHKIKPEHKWGIQIRSYSSLPSHSKVNLPALSPTMENGSIVSWEKKEGDKLSEGDLLCEIETDKATMGFETPEEGYLAKILLPAGTKGVPVGKLLCIIVENQADVAAFKDYKDDSTGVPSKQPPKRAGDAKPAAAPAPAPAAPAAPSPAPAAAPAVAPAVAPAAAEHGRLYASPMARRLAELKNMRLGAAGQPAAAAAPPAPGAAYTDIPLTSMREAIAKRLSLSKQTIPHYQLTVIANVEKLLEMRKRINEKLQADKSDVKISVNDFILKAVASACKRVPTVNSHWMETFIRQFNNVDVSTAVATPSGLITPIIFNADSIGIIEISKEMKKLAAKAREGKLQPQEFVGGTVTVSNLGMFGIANFTSIINPPQSLILSVGGLQDMMIPDKNEPQGFRFAKVMTFTASADHRVIDGAVGAQWMKELRENIEDPANIIL; from the exons ATGCTACGAACGATTTTAGTgcgaaatcaaatattaaacgatACAGTTAAAAAAGCAATCCGGTGTAATATAACGAGATGTTTAAGCACAGAATTGGCAAGACGAAAGCAGCCAAATAA GCCATTAGGTGTAACACAACATAAGATAAAGCCAGAACACAAATGGGGAATTCAAATCAGGAGCTATTCAAGTCTTCCATCACATTCAAAGGTAAACCTACCAGCATTATCACCGACTATGGAAAATGGGTCTATAGTGAGCTGGGAAAAGAAGGAGGGTGATAAACTAAGTGAAG GTGATCTTTTATGTGAAATCGAGACTGATAAAGCCACAATGGGCTTTGAAACTCCAGAGGAGGGTTACTTAGCGAAAATCCTCCTACCCGCCGGTACAAAAGGTGTCCCCGTAGGGAAGTTGCTATGTATTATAGTTGAAAATCAAGCGGATGTTGCAGCATTTAAAGATTACAAGGATGATT CCACAGGAGTGCCATCAAAACAACCACCGAAACGAg CGGGTGATGCTAAACCGGCTGCGGCACCAGCACCAGCACCAGCAGCGCCAGCGGCTCCATCTCCAGCTCCAGCTGCAGCCCCAGCTGTAGCACCAGCTGTGGCCCCAGCTGCTGCTGAACATGGCAGGTTGTATGCTAGTCCAATGGCCAGGCGATTAGCTGAGCTTAAGAATATGAGGTTGGGTg CTGCGGGCCAGCCTGCAGCGGCAGCTGCACCACCAGCTCCAGGTGCTGCTTACACAGATATACCATTGACCAGCATGAGAGAAGCCATCGCCAAGAGGTTGTCACTATCCAAACAAACAATACCACATTACCAATTGACTGTCATAGCTAATGTTGAGAAGTTGCTGGAAATGAGGAAGAGGATTAATGAAAAGTTACAGGCTGATAAGTCTGATGTTaag atttcagTCAACGATTTTATCCTTAAGGCTGTAGCTTCAGCCTGTAAAAGAGTACCAACAGTCAATTCACATTGGATGGAAACGTTTATTAGACA GTTCAACAATGTGGATGTCTCAACAGCTGTAGCGACACCCTCTGGTCTGATCACACCCATTATATTCAATGCTGATTCCATCGGGATCATCGAGATATCGAAGGAGATGAAGAAGTTAGCAGCCAAAGCGAGGGAAGGAAAACTTCAGCCTCAGGAATTTGTCGGAGGCACAGTCACAGTCTCCAATCTAGGAATGtttg GTATCGCAAACTTCACATCTATAATCAACCCGCCTCAATCTCTGATACTGTCTGTCGGTGGACTGCAGGATATGATGATTCCAGATAAAAATGAACCACAAGG GTTCCGCTTCGCAAAGGTCATGACATTCACCGCGTCAGCTGATCACCGCGTCATAGACGGGGCGGTCGGCGCTCAATGGATGAAGGAATTGAGAGAAAACATCGAAGATCCAGCCAACATCATACTGTAA
- the LOC116771162 gene encoding dihydrolipoyllysine-residue acetyltransferase component of pyruvate dehydrogenase complex, mitochondrial isoform X2 translates to MLRTILVRNQILNDTVKKAIRCNITRCLSTELARRKQPNKPLGVTQHKIKPEHKWGIQIRSYSSLPSHSKVNLPALSPTMENGSIVSWEKKEGDKLSEGDLLCEIETDKATMGFETPEEGYLAKILLPAGTKGVPVGKLLCIIVENQADVAAFKDYKDDSGDAKPAAAPAPAPAAPAAPSPAPAAAPAVAPAVAPAAAEHGRLYASPMARRLAELKNMRLGGQGSGLYGSLKSGDLAAAGQPAAAAAPPAPGAAYTDIPLTSMREAIAKRLSLSKQTIPHYQLTVIANVEKLLEMRKRINEKLQADKSDVKISVNDFILKAVASACKRVPTVNSHWMETFIRQFNNVDVSTAVATPSGLITPIIFNADSIGIIEISKEMKKLAAKAREGKLQPQEFVGGTVTVSNLGMFGIANFTSIINPPQSLILSVGGLQDMMIPDKNEPQGFRFAKVMTFTASADHRVIDGAVGAQWMKELRENIEDPANIIL, encoded by the exons ATGCTACGAACGATTTTAGTgcgaaatcaaatattaaacgatACAGTTAAAAAAGCAATCCGGTGTAATATAACGAGATGTTTAAGCACAGAATTGGCAAGACGAAAGCAGCCAAATAA GCCATTAGGTGTAACACAACATAAGATAAAGCCAGAACACAAATGGGGAATTCAAATCAGGAGCTATTCAAGTCTTCCATCACATTCAAAGGTAAACCTACCAGCATTATCACCGACTATGGAAAATGGGTCTATAGTGAGCTGGGAAAAGAAGGAGGGTGATAAACTAAGTGAAG GTGATCTTTTATGTGAAATCGAGACTGATAAAGCCACAATGGGCTTTGAAACTCCAGAGGAGGGTTACTTAGCGAAAATCCTCCTACCCGCCGGTACAAAAGGTGTCCCCGTAGGGAAGTTGCTATGTATTATAGTTGAAAATCAAGCGGATGTTGCAGCATTTAAAGATTACAAGGATGATT CGGGTGATGCTAAACCGGCTGCGGCACCAGCACCAGCACCAGCAGCGCCAGCGGCTCCATCTCCAGCTCCAGCTGCAGCCCCAGCTGTAGCACCAGCTGTGGCCCCAGCTGCTGCTGAACATGGCAGGTTGTATGCTAGTCCAATGGCCAGGCGATTAGCTGAGCTTAAGAATATGAGGTTGGGTg GTCAAGGTTCAGGGCTGTATGGGTCATTAAAGAGTGGTGATCTCGCAGCTGCGGGCCAGCCTGCAGCGGCAGCTGCACCACCAGCTCCAGGTGCTGCTTACACAGATATACCATTGACCAGCATGAGAGAAGCCATCGCCAAGAGGTTGTCACTATCCAAACAAACAATACCACATTACCAATTGACTGTCATAGCTAATGTTGAGAAGTTGCTGGAAATGAGGAAGAGGATTAATGAAAAGTTACAGGCTGATAAGTCTGATGTTaag atttcagTCAACGATTTTATCCTTAAGGCTGTAGCTTCAGCCTGTAAAAGAGTACCAACAGTCAATTCACATTGGATGGAAACGTTTATTAGACA GTTCAACAATGTGGATGTCTCAACAGCTGTAGCGACACCCTCTGGTCTGATCACACCCATTATATTCAATGCTGATTCCATCGGGATCATCGAGATATCGAAGGAGATGAAGAAGTTAGCAGCCAAAGCGAGGGAAGGAAAACTTCAGCCTCAGGAATTTGTCGGAGGCACAGTCACAGTCTCCAATCTAGGAATGtttg GTATCGCAAACTTCACATCTATAATCAACCCGCCTCAATCTCTGATACTGTCTGTCGGTGGACTGCAGGATATGATGATTCCAGATAAAAATGAACCACAAGG GTTCCGCTTCGCAAAGGTCATGACATTCACCGCGTCAGCTGATCACCGCGTCATAGACGGGGCGGTCGGCGCTCAATGGATGAAGGAATTGAGAGAAAACATCGAAGATCCAGCCAACATCATACTGTAA
- the LOC116771446 gene encoding uncharacterized protein LOC116771446, translating into MDTSIDPESELDVKQVKEIPIVQDTGTFKHDTGDVYDGYFEAKKKDRSVKMHGPGIYTTAEGDVYSGMWDADRLGANEEVRISFVEGSTYEGQYKDWSYSGHGKYVYPDDSVLIADFNDNVPVGNLTLVDPNGHIWLGRAEQGFGWFDPVNHFYDMLEKTRENKVKKHRKSDISSNTLFIK; encoded by the exons atGGACACGTCAATCGATCCGGAATCTGAATTAGATGTGAAACAAGTGAAAGAAATTCCAATCGTCCAAGACACGGGTACCTTTAAACACGATACGGGGGATGTTTACGATGGATATTTCGAAGCCAAGAAAAAGGATCGCAGCGTCAAAATGCacg GGCCTGGCATTTACACGACGGCTGAAGGCGACGTGTATTCTGGGATGTGGGACGCCGATCGTTTGGGTGCAAATGAAGAGGTTAGAATTAGTTTCGTGGAAGGATCTACATACGAAGGACAGTATAAGGATTGGTCGTATAGCGGGCACGGGAAGTATGTTTATCCCGACGATAGCGTCCTTATCGCCGATTTCAATGACAATGTACCAGTAGGCAATTTAACTTTGGTCGATCCAAACGGACATATTTGGCTCGGTAGGGCCGAGCAGGGCTTCGGATGGTTTGACCCCGTCAATCATTTCTATGATATGTTGGAAAAAACGAGAGAAAACAAGGTGAAGAAGCATCGAAAATCTGACATCAGTTCTAATacactgtttataaaataa